A window from Mangifera indica cultivar Alphonso unplaced genomic scaffold, CATAS_Mindica_2.1 Un_0038, whole genome shotgun sequence encodes these proteins:
- the LOC123206489 gene encoding heat shock 70 kDa protein BIP1-like, whose translation MCTIFRLVAGKYGRKMGNGFILNMDLFKKTMGPVKKALADAQLRKSDIDEILLVGGSTRIPKVQELLKDFFDGKEPNKGVNPDEAVDYGAAVYDEILSTERDERIYGLGLLLLAPLSLGIETAGGIYEGERSLTKDCCELGKFNFSGIAPAPRQVDSIRHLNIETKIELTLEVDNIDIKTVKAEDKATKKSESFTINAGMRCLSQEETERMVNEAEEFEEEHKKIREKIGARNGLESVMSEEKENKIDGHDKEKLGSSMKTTRMLRRMRRLKVFIILLLLDRFMRRVVVQVQVIHSEKKRKMNTIMNKGEKDDKKEERIQFFIMSA comes from the exons atgtgtaCAATTTTCCGTTTGGTTGCTGGAAAGTATGGAAGGAAGATGGGAAATGGATTTATTTTGAACATGGACTTGTTCAAGAAAACCATGGGGCCAGTGAAGAAGGCACTGGCAGATGCCCAATTGAGGAAATCTGACATTGATGAGATTCTGCTCGTTGGAGGAAGTACTCGGATTCCAAAAGTTCAGGAAttattgaaagatttttttgatGGGAAGGAGCCGAATAAAGGTGTGAATCCTGATGAAGCTGTGGATTATGGAGCTGCAGTTTATGATGAAATTCTTAGTACTGAAAGAGATGAAAGAATCTACG GTTTAGGTTTGCTTCTTCTGGCTCCCCTAAGTCTTGGTATCGAAACTGCTGGTGGG ATTTATGAAGGTGAAAGGAGCCTGACAAAGGATTGTTGTGAGCTTGGAAAGTTTAATTTCTCTGGCATTGCTCCTGCTCCAAGGCAAGTTGACAGCATAAGACATCTCAATATAGAGA CCAAAATTGAGTTAACACTTGAGGTTGATAACATTGACATCAAAACTGTAAAAGCTGAGGACAAGGCAACAAAAAAGTCAGAATCCTTCACCATAAACGCTGGCATGAGGTGTCTGAGTCAAGAAGAGACCGAAAGAATGGTGAACGAGGCTGAGGAATTTGAGGAAgaacataagaaaataagagagaaaattgGTGCCAGGAATGGACTGGAAAGCGTCATGAGTGAGGAAAAAGAGAATAAGATTGATGGTCATGATAAAGAGAAGCTTGGAAGCTCCATGAAGACAACCAGAATGCTGAGAAGAATGAGGAGGCTGAAGGTGTTTATAATCCTATTATTATTAGACAGGTTTATGAGAAGAGTGGTGGTGCAAGTTCAGGTTATTCACAgtgagaagaagaggaagatgaatACCATCATGAATAAAGGAGAGAAAgatgataaaaaagaagaaagaattcagttttttatcATGAGTGCTTGA